The following coding sequences are from one Nicotiana tabacum cultivar K326 chromosome 1, ASM71507v2, whole genome shotgun sequence window:
- the LOC107811179 gene encoding protein AAL-toxin resistant 7 encodes MRGRSSPKKGNSAGIMEVEKVDKLKQEPHLSGAYIRNLVKQLTSSRTKDPLNPKDNDDSLDNSTKNDDSLFSDTHQLSSQPPPPPQPPQLKKKQVRRRLHTSRPYQERLLNMAEARREIVTALKFHRAAMKQQQQQQSQTGPQSLQSWPQESSGEEQGKLKSRRNPRIYASNTINNNLPSYNMENFSNSTFPNCLPQYPYSCHVSSFGSQLPLQDHLNFPLPNQTLGLNLNFHDFNNLDATPYCSSNNNTSIYSSSSPSSSSDEFHYMGLSQEGAPTISQMVNCEDSGLHPSMDDQEMAEIRSIGEQHEMEWNDTLNLATSAWWYKFLKTMEIDPDHESNVGEDYGCYPFDEVMEFPAWLNPNESCLQQQVDETYSDPTLPCMDIEEIEGMDAEWLA; translated from the exons ATGAGGGGAAGATCTTCACCAAAGAAAGGAAACTCAGCAGGAATAATGGAAGTAGAAAAGGTTGATAAACTAAAACAAGAGCCTCATCTCTCTGGTGCCTATATTAGAAACCTAGTCAAACAATTAACTTCTTCACGTACCAAAGATCCTTTAAATCCCAAAGACAATGATGATTCACTAGACAATTCAACAAAAAATGATGATAGTTTGTTTAGCGATACACATCAACTATCGTCAcagccaccaccaccaccacaacCACCGCAGCTTAAAAAGAAACAAGTGAGGAGGAGACTCCACACTAGTAGGCCTTATCAAGAAAGGCTTCTAAATATGGCCGAGGCTCGGCGAGAGATTGTCACTGCCCTTAAGTTTCATAGAGCCgctatgaaacaacaacaacaacaacaatctcaGACGGGGCCACAGTCATTACAGTCTTGGCCTCAAGAATCTTCAGGAGAAGAACAAGGGAAGCTAAAATCCCGGAGAAATCCGAGGATTTATGCTTCCAACACTATAAACAATAACTTACCAAGTTACAATATGGAGAATTTCTCCAATTCAACCTTCCCTAACTGCCTTCCACAATATCCTTATTCTTGCCATGTTTCATCCTTTGGTTCCCAATTACCTTTACAAGACCACCTCAATTTTCCACTTCCTAACCAAACATTAGGCTTGAATCTCAATTTCCATGACTTTAATAATTTAGATGCAACCCCTTATTGTAGCAGCAATAACAACACCTCAATCTACTCATCATCAtccccttcatcttcttcagatgAATTTCATTATATGGGATTATCTCAAGAAGGGGCTCCTACTATATCTCAAATGGTGAATTGTGAAGATTCAGGGTTGCATCCATCAATGGATGACCAAGAAATGGCAGAGATCAGATCAATAGGGGAGCAACATGAGATGGAGTGGAATGACACACTCAATTTGGCAACTTCAGCTTGGTGGTACAAGTTCTTGAAAACCATGGAAATTGACCCTGATCATGAGAGTAATGTTGGTGAGGATTATGGGTGTTATCCATTTGATGAAGTTATGGAATTCCCAGCCTGGTTGAATCCAAATGAAAGCTGCTTGCAACAACAGGTTGATGAAACCTATTCTGATCCTACCTTACCATG TATGGACATTGAAGAAATTGAAGGAATGGATGCAGAGTGGTTAGCTTAA